Within the Enterobacter bugandensis genome, the region CGTGCCGTTCAGCGAGTTCAGCGCCACCATCACCGCGCCGCTGCCCGCATCCAGCCCTGCCTTGTACGGCGGCATGTAGTCGTTAAACAGGCGCTGTGGGCTCATGTCGACGGTGTTGTACTCTTTACCGCCTTCCACGGCGCCGTAGGCCGCGAAGTGTTTAACGCTGGTCATCACCGAGTAGCGGTCCGCCGGGCTCTTGCCCTGCATCGCTTCCACCATGGTTTTGCCCATCGTGGCCGTTAAATAGGTATCTTCACCGAAGCCTTCCGAGGCGCGGCCCCAGCGCGGATCGCGCGAGACGTCCACCATCGGTGCCCAGGTCATGTTCAGGCCGTCGTCCGCCGCTTCATAGGCCGACACGCGCCCGACGGTTTTCACCGCGTCGAGGTTAAACGAGGAGGCTAAGCCGAGGCTGATCGGGAAGACAGTGCGTTGGCCGTGCACCACGTCATAGGCGAAGAACAACGGGATTTTCAGGCGGCTGAGCTGCATCACCTGATCCTGCATGGCGCGGATATCCTGGCGGGTGACGGTGTTAAAAATCGCGCCCACCTGGTTCTCTTTGATCATCTCGCGGATGGCCTCTTTCGGGTTATCCGGGCCAACGCTGATCAGACGCAGCTGGCCGATTTTTTCATCGACCGTCATCTTCTTAAGCAACTCCGTGACAAACGCGTCGCGGGCTTCAGGCGTGAGCGGGTGATTACCAAACAAATCCTCTGCCAGCGCAGGTTGCAGCGCCAGGCTGACGGCGACACCTACAGAACATAGCCATTTCATGTTGTTATTCTCTCTCATCAATAATCGCGGGAAGCACCCGGCCAGACCGTGCGAAAAGCGCAGTGTGCCATAAACCCTCTGAACGTTGCAGGGTTATTCTCTGATTTTTCTCGTGAATACTCGACCGCTGAACAGTTAATCGCGCTATGCTTTACAGCGAGAAATTTGCCCCACCACAAGGAGTGGAAGATGACTTCTGTTCGAACTGACGATAACAAAACATTTATTAACGAACTGTCGCGCCTGGTTGGCTCCTCTCACCTGCTTACCGACCCGGCCAAAACCGCCCGCTACCGCAAGGGTTTCCGCTCCGGCCAGGGTGACGCGCTGGCGGTGGTCTTCCCCGGCACGCTGCTGGAGCTGTGGCGCGTGCTGAGCGCCTGCGTTGCGGCGGACAAAATTATTTTAATGCAGGCGGCCAACACCGGCCTGACCGAAGGTTCCACGCCGAACGGCAACGATTACGATCGCGATATCGTGATTATCAGCACCCTGCGCCTCGACAAGCTGCACCTGCTGGACAAAGGCGAGCAGGTGCTCGCGTTCCCGGGTACCACGCTCTACTCGCTGGAAAAAGCGCTTAAGCCGCTGGGCCGCGAGCCGCACTCGGTGATCGGCTCCTCCTGCATTGGCGCCTCGGTGGTCGGTGGGATCTGCAATAACTCCGGCGGTTCGCTGGTCCAGCGCGGCCCGGCCTACACCGAAATGTCACTTTTTGCCCGCATTGATGAAAACGGCAAGCTGACGCTGGTGAACCACCTGGGCATCGATCTGGGCGTGACGCCGGAACAGATCCTCAGCAAGCTCGACGACGACCGCGTGAGGGACGAAGACGTGCAGCACGATGGTCGCCACGCGCACGACCACGATTACATCACCCGCGTACGCGATATCGAGGCCGATACCCCGGCGCGCTACAACGCCGATCCGGATCGCCTGTTTGAATCGTCCGGCTGCGCGGGCAAGCTGGCGGTTTTTGCGGTGCGTCTCGACACCTTCCCGGCAGAGAAAAAGCAGCAGGTATTTTACATCGGCACCAATCAGCCTGAGGTCCTGACCGAAATTCGTCGCCATATTCTGGGCGAATTCACCCACCTGCCGGTGGCGGGCGAGTACATGCATCGGGATATTTACGACATCGCGGAGCGCTACGGGAAAGACACCTTCCTGATGATCGATAAGCTTGGCACCGACAAAATGCCGTTTTTCTTCACCATGAAGGGCCGCACCGACGCGATGCTGGAGAAAGTGTCGCTGTTCAAGCCCC harbors:
- the dld gene encoding D-lactate dehydrogenase, giving the protein MTSVRTDDNKTFINELSRLVGSSHLLTDPAKTARYRKGFRSGQGDALAVVFPGTLLELWRVLSACVAADKIILMQAANTGLTEGSTPNGNDYDRDIVIISTLRLDKLHLLDKGEQVLAFPGTTLYSLEKALKPLGREPHSVIGSSCIGASVVGGICNNSGGSLVQRGPAYTEMSLFARIDENGKLTLVNHLGIDLGVTPEQILSKLDDDRVRDEDVQHDGRHAHDHDYITRVRDIEADTPARYNADPDRLFESSGCAGKLAVFAVRLDTFPAEKKQQVFYIGTNQPEVLTEIRRHILGEFTHLPVAGEYMHRDIYDIAERYGKDTFLMIDKLGTDKMPFFFTMKGRTDAMLEKVSLFKPHFTDRFMQKLGNVFPAHLPERMKTWRDKYEHHLLLKMAGDGIAEAQSWLTEFFRTAEGDFFACTPEEGSKAFLHRFAAAGAAIRYQAVHSEEVEDILALDIALRRNDTEWFEHLPPEIDSKLVHKLYYGHFMCYVFHQDYIVKKGVDAHELKEQMLALLRERGAQYPAEHNVGHLYKAPDALKQFYRENDPTNSMNPGIGKTTRKKYWKESADAEQRITQASD